In the Calonectris borealis chromosome 11, bCalBor7.hap1.2, whole genome shotgun sequence genome, one interval contains:
- the SLC28A1 gene encoding sodium/nucleoside cotransporter 1, with protein MEENQITLDNLEKGTDNPAFSSMGEERLYEECDGTCDESKEERKGEGKGRFSSYCRKALQPASKAKRFCKAHAKVLRRVVLGLLGVAYLCYFIAACWLNFQRALALVVMTAVVVFFICWSLFKKYCGAKVLLLLSPIWKCFQKSWPWLKWLLWLALLGGLIMWLALDTSRNPEQLISLAGFCFLVLLLFACSKHHSAVSWRAVFWGLGLEFLFGLFVLRTTPGVQAFQWLGDQIQFFLGYTRAGSSFVFGNTLIEEVFAFQSLPIIVFFSCVMSILYYLGIMQWLIVKISWLLQVSMGTSPTETLSVAGNIFVGQTEAPLLIRPYLADMTHSEIHAVMTGGFSTIAGSVMGAYISFGIDAASLIAASVMAAPCALAMSKLVYPEVEESKFKGKASIRLSSGEEQNILEAASNGAAASVGLVANIAANLIAFLAVLEFINAALRWFGEMVDIEGLSFQVICSYVLMPVAFLMGADWADSPLVAELLGIKIFLNEFVAYQQLATYKKNRLSGLEEWNGSQKQWISERAESIATFALCGFANFSSIGIMLGGLASMVPQRKGDLASIVLRALFTGICVSMLNACLAGLLHMPTELGDCVTFLSNANFSSTSYTMYTCCKQLFASSVLENGTLNFTGAWAGLAESVLCLTQCCGHYNHTSCAGTA; from the exons atggaagaaaaccagataacCCTGGACAACCTGGAGAAGGGCACAGACAACCCAGCTTTCAGCTCCATG GGCGAGGAGAGACTCTATGAGGAATGTGATGGAACTTGTGATGAGAgcaaagaggagaggaaaggagaagggaaagggagattCTCCTCCTACTGCAG AAAGGCCCTGCAACCGGCATCCAAGGCAAAGCGCTTCTGCAAGGCTCATGCCAAGGTGTTGAGACGGGTCGTCCTGGGGCTCCTTGGAGTAG CCTACCTGTGCTACTTTATTGCGGCCTGTTGGCTCAACTTCCAGCGAGCCCTTGCCTTGGTTGTCATGACTGCTGTGGTTGTCTTCTTCATCTGCTGGAGCCTCTTCAAGAAGTACTGTGGGGCAAAAGTATTGCTGCTCCTCAGCCccatttggaaatgtttccaaAAGTCCTGGCCGTGGCTGAAATG GTTGCTGTGGTTGGCCCTCCTGGGAGGCCTGATCATGTGGCTGGCTTTGGACACCTCTAGAAATCCAGAGCAACTCATCTCATTAGCAGGCTTCTGCTTTTTGGTGCTGCTCCTGTTTGCCTGCTCCAAGCACCACAGCGCA GTGTCCTGGAGAGCTGTTTTCTGGGGTCTTGGCTTGGAGTTCTTATTTGGACTTTTCGTCCTCCGAACAACCCCTGGCGTCCAAGCTTTCCAGTGGCTGGGTGACCAGATCCAG TTCTTCCTGGGCTACACCAGAGCTGGCTCCAGCTTCGTCTTTGGGAACACACTCATTGAAGAAGTCTTTGCCTTTCAG TCTCTGCCCATCATTGTTTTCTTCAGTTGTGTGATGTCCATCCTCTACTACCTCGGCATCATGCAGTGGCTCATTGTCAAG ATCTCCTGGCTGCTTCAGGTCTCGATGGGCACCAGTCCCACTGAGACCCTGAGTGTGGCGGGGAACATTTTTGTGGGACAG ACCGAAGCTCCGCTGCTCATCCGCCCGTACCTTGCAGACATGACCCATTCAGAAATCCACGCTGTGATGACTGGTGGCTTTTCCACCATTGCAGGCAGCGTGATGGGTGCCTACATATCCTTTGGG ATAGATGCGGCATCACTGATCGCAGCCTCCGTGATGGCTGCACCCTGCGCCCTTGCCATGTCCAAACTCGTCTACCCTGAAGTGGAAGAGTCCAAGTTCAAGGGCAAAGCAAGCATCCGCCTCTCCAGTGG GGAAGAGCAGAACATCCTGGAAGCTGCAAGCAATGGGGCTGCCGCCTCTGTGGGGCTTGTGGCCAACATCGCAGCCAACCTTATTGCCTTCTTGGCGGTGCTGGAGTTCATCAACGCTGCCCTGCGCTGGTTCGGGGAGATGGTAGACATCGAGGGGCTCTCCTTCCAG GTGATCTGCTCCTACGTCCTCATGCCCGTGGCCTTTCTCATGGGGGCAGACTGGGCAGACTCGCCGCTGGTGGCCGAGCTCTTGGGGATCAAGATCTTCCTGAACGAGTTTGTGGCGTACCAGCAGCTGGCCACGTACAAGAAGAACCGTCTGTCAGGCCTGGAGGAGTGGAATGGGAGCCAGAAGCAGTGGATATCT GAGCGAGCCGAGAGCATCGCCACCTTTGCACTCTGCGGATTCGCCAACTTCAGTTCCATCGGGATCATGTTGGGAGGCCTGG CCTCCATGGTACCCCAGCGCAAGGGCGACTTAGCCTCCATTGTGCTGCGAGCCCTGTTCACTGGCATCTGCGTCTCCATGCTCAACGCCTGCCTGGCAG GTCTCCTTCATATGCCAACGGAGCTGGGCGACTGCGTGACCTTCCTCAGCAACGCCAACTTCAGCTCTACCAGCTACACCATGTACACATGCTGCAAGCAGCTCTTTGCCAG CTCAGTGCTTGAGAACGGGACGCTCAACTTCACAGGAGCCTGGGCTGGCCTGGCGGAGAGCGTGCTGTGCCTGACGCAGTGCTGCGGGCACTACAACCACACGTCCTGTGCAGGGACAGCCTAG
- the ALPK3 gene encoding alpha-protein kinase 3, with translation MPAVTDRAGSGGGGRGSCSPAAAMGSPRRALAGLYGRGTGSVEEAEEAESAAWASRPDRRSYLLGIRPQNRSTFCAIISQLTEETQPLFETTIKSRSVSEDSDAKFTCIVTGYPQPEVTWYKDDEEMDRYCGLPKYEIFRHGNRHTLQLYKCREEDAGIYQASARNNKGIVSCSGVLEVGTMTEFKIHQKWFDKIKRKAEEKLREIEQGKKRGKENVEVEKLQGMSPDRLQRKRRLARDLNLRLGASLWEKEDAAKVHVADSQSRLHEDVAEPKEQPVNAMTGFPNKLIAPLKAEVTTNGDTSLESAEGNGNGFLAYIYETVEDLATKPMAKDSAAKKKKKVEGSPAAKQEVSKREESGRDRANPSPNPRFVPPVPLRRNARLRVANDQEVENSPKIKEPGKAVNQDTKINGDVHFSLKEMYFDKQVKPAAGKEEAGAKEEAVGKAALQPVAVSRQTEDAPSSSEVLEAGPVPSEGPRGQHQAQKSEGNKAGGPEVAVGQSARDLKHPVPSPTVETGQQAKKLEELRKEMPVCQETRGVGKRTNPRLRPQEPPKPPAPSPDHVQTSKEHLPSRKQAEGHSCALEGRETQQGLLNQEDKSQGEEEPLLKKSSPPEPGENTPLEQITPQTADKDGKSKEAGAEPSGSHPSAEGGAGGAAEPAPGAVQREAGGTPLGHQETETPAPASVQLAKEETLPAPAAGTSVAQEAPLAADGAPGMEATAGEVLSGAQLLPPASREAEIKKADGSAPQEEFSVSTLGEERAKPVPVGPQGKEGGKQTATALHQESAAPSGSFEGGAEVQPQVPLVLPGPERLQETSLEEKMQHKNLVSSLKNYLLLLLKMSDSSKDATKEDSDPRDKEQPDAEEVMLPEIGIAGLSPRTSRRVLEKVQNNQLFQTAENLPLTPRTSRRITGMINEEFVTSKEMLACRPVPPKRRIRVASEAEGPPQLSVPSIVVGSMPAAGVGQPPNNISDLPPASPEKESPGDPLAVLPCATPEELASGARRKIYLPKTKQVAGEEESTPESPEHVRSPTVSPRQSRKNVALLQSPALALSPPTEQRSPTLMRKMATLEVPKLYEEPTGDSSGDHEVTEDAKPEAQPAESKKANNPFKAPQVIRKIRAEQFSDASGNLKLWCQFFNILSDSKLMWYKDEIPVAEAQRSAGDEGQAALAVVQASQKDCGVYRCVISNEYGTDSTDFLLSPEVLSGFILREEIEVGEEIEMTPMVFAKGLADAGYWGDKLFGRVVSEDVEVGAGFLRKACRARAIYGLEPIFESGHTCVIKVHNFIVFGTKNENSLIEKNYDITIQECKIQNSSREYCKIFAAEARAVPDFGAVPEIIPLYLIYRPANNIPYATMEEDLGGPCEQYCVTERDGSLVARGTSEIVLKCCTFQHWVYQWTNGNILVTDIEGVGWKMTNVRIATNLKGYQGLKESCFPSLLEQFAAAHQCNRYCSILGLKTLEPAKPKGSKSPSMGRKSAQSSPQLQKKGLASPQGTRKAAVSPKSFRRAAETGEAPAASKPGSGESSRSGHPQ, from the exons GAGCACCTTCTGCGCAATCATTTCTCAGCTGACGGAGGAAACCCAGCCGCTATTTGAAACCACTATCAAATCCCGTTCCGTATCGGAGGACTCTGATGCTAAATTCACGTGCATAGTGACAG GATACCCGCAGCCGGAGGTGACATGGTATAAGGACGATGAAGAGATGGACCGCTACTGTGGCTTACCCAAGTATGAGATATTCCGTCATGGAAATCGCCACACCCTGCAGCTGTACAA GTGCCGAGAAGAAGATGCAGGCATTTACCAGGCCTCAGCTAGAAATAACAAAGGCATCGTGTCCTGCTCTGGCGTGCTGGAAGTGGGAACCATGACGGAGTTCAAAATCCATCAGAAGTGGTTTGacaaaattaagagaaaagctgaagaaaaactgCGAGAGATAGAACAGGGCAAGAAACGAGGGAAAGAAAACGTGGAGGTGGAGAAGTTGCAGGGAATGAGTCCCGATCGGCTCCAGAGAAAGCGGAGGCTGGCCAGGGATCTGAATCTCCGGTTGGGAGCCTCTCTGTGGGAGAAGGAGGACGCAGCAAAAGTGCACGTCGCCGATTCTCAGTCCAGATTACATGAAGATGTTGCTGAGCCGAAGGAGCAGCCGGTCAATGCGATGACGGGCTTTCCAAACAAACTGATAGCACCTTTGAAAGCAGAGGTGACGACCAATGGAGATACCTCTTTGGAAAGTGCGGAGGGGAACGGGAACGGCTTTCTTGCATACATCTACGAGACGGTGGAGGACCTAGCGACTAAGCCAATGGCAAAAGACTCtgcagctaaaaagaaaaagaaggtggaGGGTTCTccagcagcaaagcaggaggTTTCCAAGCGAGAAGAAAGTGGGCGAGACAGGGCCAACCCCTCTCCAAATCCAAGGtttgtccctcctgtccccttaCGCAGGAACGCACGTTTGAGGGTGGCAAATGATCAAGAAGTGGAAAACAGTCCAAAAATCAAAGAGCCCGGGAAAGCTGTGAATCAGGACACTAAAATCAATGGCGATGTGCACTtctctttgaaagagatgtatttTGATAAGCAAGTGAAACcggcagcagggaaggaggaggcaggagccaAGGAAGAGGCTGTGGGcaaggctgccctgcagcctgtggcagTCAGCAGACAGACAGAGGATGCTCCGTCGTCCTCAGAGGTGTTGGAGGCAGGACCTGTGCCGTCCGAGGGACCGAGAGGCCAGCATCAAGCACAGAAGTCGGAGGGAAACAAAGCTGGCGGTCCAGAG GTTGCAGTGGGACAGTCTGCTCGTGACCTAAAACATCCAGTGCCCAGTCCAACCGTAGAGACCGGTCAGCAAGCCAAGAAGTTAGAGGAACTCAGGAAAGAGATGCCTGTCTGCCAGGAGACAAGGGGGGTTGGGAAAAGGACAAATCCTCGGCTGAGGCCTCAGGAGCCACCAAAGCCACCAGCACCTTCTCCAGACCACGTGCAAACCAGCAAGGAGCACCTTCCCTCTAGGAAGCAGGCAGAAGGACATTCCTGTGCTCTTGAGGGCAGGGAGACCCAACAGGGCCTGTTAAATCAAGAGGACAAAAGCCAAGGTGAGGAAGAGCCATTGCTAAAGAAATCGAGTCCTCCAGAGCCTGGAGAAAACACTCCTCTTGAGCAAATCACCCCTCAGACAGCAGACAAGGATGGGAAGAGCAaagaggcaggagcagagccgTCCGGGAGCCATCCCAGTGCAGAGGGAGGAGCGGGGGGTGCAGCAGAGCCAGCTCCTGGGGCTGTGCAGAGGGAGGCGGGAGGGACACCTCTGGGACATCAGGAGACTGAAACGCCAGCTCCTGCTTCAGTTCAACTTGCCAAGGAAGAGACGCTTCCTGCTCCTGCAGCGGGGACGTCGGTGGCTCAGGAGGCACCGCTTGCAGCTGACGGCGCCCCAGGGATGGAGGCCACAGCAGGAGAGGTCCTGTCTGGagcccagctgctgcctcctgcGAGCAGAGAAGCGGAAATCAAAAAGGCAGATGGATCTGCCCCACAAGAGGAGTTTTCAGTCAGCACGTTAGGGGAGGAGCGTGCCAAACCAGTGCCTGTGGGACctcaggggaaggaaggaggaaagcaaacaGCCACAGCTCTGCACCAGGAATCGGCAGCACCTTCAGGCAGTTTTGAAGGAGGTGCTGAGGTTCAGCCACAAGTACCGCTGGTCCTGCCTGGCCCCGAGAGACTTCAGGAGACGTCTTTGGAGGAGAAGATGCAGCACAAAAACCTTGTTTCCTCCTTGAAGAActatctgctgctgcttttaaaaatgtcgGATAGCAGTAAGGATGCCACGAAAGAAGACAGTGACCCTAGAGACAAGGAGCAGCCTGATGCAGAGGAAGTCATGCTCCCAGAGATAGGCATTGCAGGCCTGAGCCCCCGCACCTCAAGGAGAGTTTTGGAAAAGGTACAAAACAATCAGCTCTTCCAGACAGCAGAGAACTTGCCTCTGACGCCCAGGACGTCCAGGCGGATCACAGGCATGATTAACGAGGAGTTCGTTACCAGCAAGGAGATGCTGGCTTGCAGGCCTGTGCCACCAAAGAGACGTATCCGGGTCGCTTCCGAGGCGGAGGGGCCACCCCAGCTCTCTGTGCCGTCCATCGTGGTGGGCAGCATGCCGGCAGCAGGAGTGGGGCAGCCTCCTAATAATATTTCCGATTTGCCTCCAGCGAGCCCTGAAAAAGAGAGCCCTGGTGACCCTCTGGCAGTGCTACCTTGTGCCACACCAGAGGAGCTTGCTTCCGGGGCCCGGCGCAAAATATACCTGCCAAAAACCAAGCAGGTGGCGGGGGAAGAGGAGTCAACCCCAGAGAGCCCAGAGCACGTGAGAAGTCCTACGGTTTCACCACGGCAATCCAGGAAGAACGTGGCCCTGTTGCAGTCGCCTGCCctagctctgtcccctcccacagAGCAGCGCTCGCCAACCCTCATGAGGAAGATGGCCACGTTGGAGGTTCCTAAACTGTATGAGGAGCCCACCGGTGACAGTAGTGGTGACCACGAGGTCACTGAAGATGCTAAGCCAGAAGCACAGCCAGCAGAGTCCAAGAAAGCAAATAACCCATTTAAAG CTCCACAGGTGATTCGTAAGATCAGGGCAGAACAATTTTCCGATGCATCAGGAAACCTGAAACTTTGGTGCCAGTTCTTCAATATTTTGAGTGATTCTAAGCTGATGTGGTACAAGGACGAGATCCCTGTAGCAGAAGCCCAAAGGAG CGCTGGCGACGAGGGCCAGGCAGCCTTGGCTGTTGTGCAGGCGTCCCAGAAGGACTGCGGGGTCTACCGGTGTGTGATCAGCAACGAGTACGGCACTGACTCCACCGATTTCCTGCTCAGCCCAGAAG TGCTGTCAGGGTTTATCTTGCGGGAAGAGATCGAAG TTGGAGAGGAGATCGAGATGACACCCATGGTGTTCGCGAAGGGTTTGGCTGACGCAGGCTACTGGGGGGATAAGCTCTTCGGGCGCGTGGTGAGCGAGGACGTGGAAGTGGGTGCCGGTTTCCTGCGCAAAGCCTGCCGTGCCAGAGCCATCTATGGCCTGGAGCCCATCTTTGAGTCTGGCCACACCTGCGTCATCAAAGTGCACAATTTCATTGTCTTTGGGACCAAGAATGAGAACAGCCTCATCGAGAAGAACTATGATATCACCATCCAG GAATGTAAAATCCAGAACTCCAGCCGTGAGTACTGCAAGATCTTTGCCGCTGAGGCACGAGCTGTCCCTGATTTTGGAGCGGTGCCTGA GATAATTCCTCTGTACCTGATTTACCGACCGGCCAACAACATCCCTTATGCCACAATGGAGGAGGATCTGGGCGGGCCCTGCGAGCAGTACTGTGTCACCGAGAGAGATGGCAGTTTGGTGGCACGAGGTACCTCGGAGATCGTGCTCAAATGCTGCACCTTCCAGCATTGGGTCTACCAGTGGACAAATGGAAACATCCTCGTGACTGACATAGAAG GAGTGGGCTGGAAGATGACCAACGTGCGGATTGCTACCAACCTGAAAGG GTACCAGGGGCTGAAGGAAagctgcttcccttccctgctgGAGCAATTTGCGGCTGCTCACCAGTGTAACCGCTACTGCAGCATCCTGGGCCTGAAGACGCTGGAGCCGGCCAAGCCCAAGGGCTCCAAGAGCCCCTCCATGGGTAGGAAATCTGCCCAGTCCAGCCCCCAGCTCCAGAAGAAGGGGCTGGCAAGTCCCCAGGGTACCCGCAAGGCTGCCGTGAGCCCCAAGAGCTTCCGGAGAGCTGCAGAAACAGGGGAGGCCCCGGCAGCCTCTAAACCTGGatcaggagagagcagcaggtctGGCCACCCACAGTAG